A portion of the Bacillus thuringiensis genome contains these proteins:
- a CDS encoding SWIM zinc finger family protein: MLQHSITKDEIMMIANEFVQGLDPQQTADQEHVATARHLYRSGVVYNVDFDGYTLSGTVDAEGNVYSVHIPIRNVAESYCDCFAPTQCEHMLAVLLSAASSFGQVGDVLTLFKNNTKPSLPPIRTARQVLQSSAFEETDYKSWQSYFEKEYESFKKEQARLTYKQMYFLMSIFTDFYTKLERKAPRVIAIHELFRLHAALYCFQKLLEEIQAFDANKTYSYHQPVNVIRLFVDKVESIVRDLQSEAIPSESEIILQETARLVHEVFFSTDAYTQERFFIYRHIWSELLNNKEKIQEEEKRIDTKINPLSKALASSHLLFLNDEDLLAMDLLKKQPASVVSLYFYWLEELLSAMQWDRAKNWLSFTYKQVKKTIQDHENTIFIKDVVRLFVIMYETYATHTNEQAGFEMILQELLPYSFTNYEQYVLAKKQYRTWAELHLLYGFEAIELLKEPLKDIEKEAPEAALPLYHLAAVEAIEERNRKSYKRAVRYLKKLRTLYKRLKRTDEWDAFIIHIANLHSRLRALQEELRKGKLIDDQSN, encoded by the coding sequence ATGCTGCAACACTCAATTACGAAAGATGAAATTATGATGATTGCGAATGAGTTCGTTCAAGGACTAGATCCACAGCAAACAGCTGATCAGGAACATGTCGCTACAGCTCGGCACCTATATCGTAGTGGTGTTGTCTACAACGTTGACTTTGATGGTTATACACTATCAGGAACTGTAGATGCGGAAGGCAACGTATATAGCGTTCATATTCCGATTCGTAACGTCGCTGAAAGTTATTGTGATTGCTTCGCACCAACACAATGTGAGCATATGCTTGCTGTATTACTATCTGCAGCGTCTAGTTTCGGGCAAGTAGGAGATGTATTAACTTTATTTAAAAATAATACGAAACCTTCCCTTCCTCCTATTCGAACTGCAAGACAAGTATTGCAATCATCAGCTTTTGAAGAAACGGATTATAAAAGTTGGCAATCGTATTTTGAAAAAGAATATGAATCATTTAAAAAAGAACAAGCTCGGCTTACTTATAAACAAATGTATTTTCTTATGAGTATCTTTACAGATTTCTATACGAAACTTGAGCGGAAAGCTCCGCGTGTCATTGCGATACATGAATTATTCAGGTTACACGCAGCACTTTACTGCTTTCAAAAGTTATTAGAAGAAATTCAGGCATTCGACGCAAACAAAACGTATTCTTATCACCAACCTGTTAATGTCATTCGCCTATTTGTAGACAAAGTGGAATCCATCGTTCGGGACTTACAATCAGAAGCGATTCCTTCAGAGTCTGAAATAATTTTACAAGAAACAGCTCGTCTCGTTCATGAAGTATTCTTCTCTACCGACGCTTATACGCAAGAGCGATTTTTCATTTATCGTCACATATGGAGTGAACTTTTAAACAATAAAGAGAAAATACAAGAAGAAGAAAAACGAATCGATACGAAAATCAATCCACTATCCAAAGCGTTAGCGTCTTCCCATCTTCTCTTTTTGAATGACGAAGATCTACTAGCGATGGACTTACTAAAAAAACAGCCTGCTTCTGTTGTGAGTCTATACTTCTATTGGTTAGAAGAACTATTAAGTGCCATGCAGTGGGATCGTGCAAAAAATTGGCTTTCCTTTACGTATAAACAAGTAAAGAAAACGATCCAAGATCACGAAAATACGATTTTCATAAAAGATGTCGTTCGGCTATTTGTAATCATGTATGAAACATATGCAACACATACAAATGAACAAGCTGGTTTCGAAATGATCTTACAAGAACTATTACCGTATAGTTTCACAAACTATGAACAGTACGTACTCGCGAAAAAACAGTATCGCACATGGGCAGAACTTCATCTCCTATATGGATTTGAAGCAATTGAACTGTTGAAAGAGCCACTGAAAGATATTGAAAAAGAAGCGCCAGAAGCGGCACTCCCTCTTTACCATCTTGCTGCTGTAGAGGCGATTGAAGAACGAAATCGTAAATCATATAAACGCGCAGTTCGTTACTTAAAGAAATTACGTACATTATATAAACGATTAAAACGCACCGATGAATGGGATGCTTTCATTATTCACATTGCCAATCTCCATTCACGTCTGCGTGCACTACAAGAGGAATTACGGAAAGGAAAATTAATCGATGATCAATCAAACTGA
- a CDS encoding DEAD/DEAH box helicase: MINQTEVTIRLQHVSQGWFLWGEDDSGTPLSVTSWKRNAFTWHSTSFYGTFLKEATFEGKQGVLLTNAQAFEYIANKPMNSFAHMQINGPITALTKDANELWDAFTSGSFVPNMNHWSKQPSWKVQNTPIEDDTLASLFSAAVNESILQDNRSNDGWEDAKRLYEHYDFTKRQLETALHEEDWLRKIGYIEDDLPFTIGLRLQEPQEEFEMWKLETIVTPKRGAHRIYVYENIDSLPKRWHDYEERITETQEGFSKLIPWLKEGDTFRNELFETEAWNFLTEASNELLAAGITILLPSWWQNLKATKPKLRVQLKQNTAQTQSFFGMNTLVNFDWRISTNGIDLSESEFFELVEQNKRLFNINGQWMRLDPAFIEEVRKLMNRADKYGLEMKDVLQQHLSNTAETEIVEDNSPFTDIEIELDGYYEELFQKLLHIGDIPKVDVPTSLNATLRPYQQHGIEWLLYLRKLGFGALLADDMGLGKSIQTISYLLYIKENNLKTGPALIVAPTSVLGNWQKEFERFAPNLRVQLHYGSNRDKGNLFEDFLQSADVVLTSYALAQLDEEELTSLCWDAVILDEAQNIKNPHTKQSKAVRNLQANHKIALTGTPMENRLAELWSIFDFINHGYLGSLGQFQRRFVTPIEKDRDEGKIQQVQRFISPFLLRRTKKDQTVALNLPDKQEQKAYCPLTGEQASLYEQLVQDTLQNVEGLSGIERRGFILLMLNKLKQICNHPALYLKEEEPQNVVERSMKTKILMELIENIKDQNESCLIFTQYIGMGNMLKRVLEEKFGQRVLFLNGSVPKKDRDKMIEEFQNGTYDIFILSLKAGGTGLNLTAANHVIHYDRWWNPAVENQATDRAYRIGQKRFVHVHKLITTGTLEEKIDEMLERKQSLNNAVITSDSWMTELSTDELKELLGV; the protein is encoded by the coding sequence ATGATCAATCAAACTGAAGTAACAATTAGGCTCCAGCATGTTAGTCAAGGTTGGTTCCTTTGGGGAGAAGATGACAGCGGTACTCCATTATCCGTAACAAGTTGGAAACGAAATGCATTCACATGGCACTCCACTTCTTTCTACGGTACGTTTCTAAAAGAAGCAACCTTCGAAGGAAAACAAGGTGTGCTGCTTACAAATGCACAAGCCTTTGAATACATTGCAAACAAACCGATGAATTCATTTGCACATATGCAAATAAACGGACCTATTACAGCACTTACGAAAGATGCAAATGAATTATGGGATGCCTTTACGAGTGGTAGCTTCGTACCAAATATGAATCATTGGTCCAAACAACCATCTTGGAAAGTTCAAAATACACCAATTGAAGATGACACATTAGCATCTCTTTTCTCAGCAGCAGTTAATGAAAGCATATTACAAGATAATCGCTCAAATGACGGCTGGGAAGATGCTAAAAGACTATATGAACATTACGACTTTACGAAAAGACAATTAGAAACAGCACTACATGAAGAAGATTGGCTTCGAAAAATTGGTTATATTGAAGATGATCTTCCGTTTACAATCGGATTAAGACTACAAGAACCACAAGAAGAATTTGAAATGTGGAAGCTTGAAACAATTGTGACACCAAAGCGCGGGGCGCATCGCATATATGTATATGAAAACATCGATTCCTTACCGAAAAGATGGCACGATTACGAGGAACGGATTACAGAAACACAAGAAGGTTTTAGTAAGCTCATACCGTGGTTAAAAGAAGGAGATACGTTCCGAAATGAGCTCTTTGAAACCGAAGCGTGGAACTTCTTAACAGAAGCAAGCAATGAATTACTTGCAGCCGGCATTACAATTTTACTACCATCATGGTGGCAAAATTTAAAAGCAACAAAACCGAAATTACGTGTCCAGTTGAAGCAAAATACAGCACAAACACAATCGTTCTTCGGTATGAATACGCTCGTTAATTTTGACTGGCGCATTTCGACGAACGGCATTGATTTATCGGAAAGCGAATTTTTCGAACTCGTTGAACAAAACAAACGCCTATTTAATATAAACGGTCAATGGATGCGACTAGATCCAGCCTTTATCGAAGAAGTAAGGAAACTCATGAACCGTGCCGATAAATATGGACTAGAGATGAAAGATGTCCTGCAGCAACATTTATCAAATACGGCTGAAACAGAAATTGTAGAAGATAATAGCCCGTTTACTGATATTGAAATCGAACTAGATGGATATTATGAAGAACTCTTCCAGAAGCTGCTTCATATTGGAGATATTCCAAAAGTAGATGTCCCTACTTCACTAAACGCAACACTTCGTCCGTATCAACAACACGGTATTGAATGGTTATTATATTTACGAAAGCTTGGATTTGGAGCATTGCTAGCTGACGATATGGGACTCGGGAAAAGTATTCAAACAATCTCTTACTTACTATATATAAAAGAAAACAATCTCAAAACAGGCCCTGCATTAATCGTAGCACCGACATCTGTTCTTGGAAATTGGCAAAAAGAATTTGAGCGTTTCGCACCGAATTTACGTGTTCAATTACATTACGGAAGTAATAGAGATAAGGGCAATTTATTTGAAGATTTCCTTCAATCGGCAGATGTTGTATTAACATCTTATGCATTGGCTCAGCTCGATGAGGAAGAACTGACTTCATTATGCTGGGATGCTGTTATTTTGGATGAAGCACAAAATATTAAGAACCCGCATACGAAACAGTCGAAAGCAGTACGAAACTTGCAAGCAAATCACAAAATCGCTTTAACTGGTACACCGATGGAAAATCGCCTCGCTGAACTTTGGTCCATTTTCGACTTTATTAATCATGGATATCTCGGAAGCTTAGGGCAATTCCAGCGCCGCTTCGTCACACCGATTGAAAAAGATCGTGATGAAGGAAAAATCCAGCAAGTTCAACGGTTTATCTCACCATTTTTACTGCGCCGAACGAAGAAAGATCAAACAGTCGCATTAAATTTACCAGATAAACAAGAACAAAAAGCTTACTGTCCTCTTACTGGTGAACAAGCTTCCTTATATGAACAACTTGTTCAAGATACACTGCAAAATGTCGAAGGATTAAGCGGAATTGAAAGACGCGGTTTTATATTACTTATGCTGAACAAGCTAAAACAAATTTGTAATCATCCTGCTCTTTATTTAAAAGAAGAAGAGCCACAAAATGTCGTTGAACGCTCCATGAAAACAAAAATATTAATGGAGCTCATCGAAAATATAAAAGATCAAAATGAAAGTTGCCTCATCTTCACTCAATACATCGGCATGGGGAACATGCTAAAACGTGTGCTAGAAGAAAAATTCGGCCAGCGTGTCCTCTTCTTAAACGGTAGTGTACCGAAAAAAGATCGTGACAAGATGATTGAGGAGTTCCAAAACGGAACGTATGACATTTTCATCTTATCCTTAAAAGCTGGCGGAACAGGATTAAACTTAACCGCTGCCAACCATGTCATTCACTACGATCGTTGGTGGAATCCAGCTGTGGAAAATCAAGCAACAGACCGCGCATATCGTATCGGTCAAAAACGATTTGTGCATGTTCACAAACTCATCACAACAGGAACGTTAGAAGAAAAAATTGATGAAATGCTAGAAAGAAAACAATCTCTAAACAATGCGGTCATCACAAGCGATAGTTGGATGACTGAACTATCAACAGACGAACTAAAAGAATTACTTGGTGTATAA
- a CDS encoding IS3 family transposase (programmed frameshift), whose protein sequence is MAKFTADEKIQIVLRYLNGNESYRELGRSLGISDTIILNWVNQYKQNGLEAFLKRCTNYTQQFKLDVLNFMIENGMSLFETAAIFNIPAPSTISVWKKQLETQGIDALQSKKKGRPSMKKDSNKQLKQPLAEGSVEALEARIKQLEMENEYFKKVKCLSSKQGKITKQDKAQVVYELRHKYSVKALVELATIPRSTYYDLVKKMNRPDVDADLKAEIKAIYEENEGRYGYRRIRDELTNRGQKVNHKKVQRIMKELGLKCVVRMKKYKSYKGKVGRIAPNILERNFHTDAPNQKWVTDITEFKLFGEKLYVSPVLDLYNGEIITYTIGSRPTYSLVSDMLEKALERLPETHQLLMHSDQGWHYQMRQYVRTLESRAIVQSMSRKGNCYDNAVIENFFGIMKSEFLYIKEFENVEHFKIELEKYIDYYNTKRIKAKLKMSPVQYRTHFYQAA, encoded by the exons ATGGCTAAATTTACAGCTGATGAAAAAATACAAATCGTTCTACGTTATTTGAACGGAAATGAAAGTTATCGAGAACTGGGTAGATCGCTCGGTATAAGTGACACAATCATTTTGAATTGGGTAAACCAATATAAACAGAATGGTCTGGAAGCTTTTCTAAAACGATGTACAAATTACACACAACAATTTAAACTAGACGTACTAAACTTTATGATTGAAAACGGTATGTCCTTATTTGAGACGGCAGCTATCTTTAATATTCCTGCCCCTTCAACGATTTCTGTTTGGAAAAAACAGCTCGAAACACAAGGAATTGATGCCCTTCAATCTAAGAAAAAGGGGCGTCCATCCATGAAAAAAGATTCAAATAAACAATTAAAACAACCTTTAGCTGAAGGGTCAGTCGAAGCACTTGAAGCACGCATTAAACAGCTTGAGATGGAAAATGAGTACT TTAAAAAAGTTAAATGCCTTAGTTCAAAACAAGGAAAAATCACAAAACAAGACAAAGCGCAAGTAGTCTATGAATTAAGGCATAAATATTCGGTCAAAGCACTCGTGGAGCTAGCTACTATTCCTCGAAGCACGTATTATGATTTAGTAAAGAAAATGAATCGTCCAGATGTAGATGCCGATTTGAAAGCTGAGATTAAAGCGATTTATGAGGAAAATGAAGGTCGTTATGGTTACCGTCGCATTCGTGATGAATTAACGAATCGTGGCCAGAAAGTGAACCACAAGAAGGTTCAGCGCATTATGAAAGAGCTTGGGTTAAAGTGTGTTGTGCGTATGAAGAAATATAAATCCTATAAAGGAAAAGTCGGTAGAATTGCACCTAATATTTTAGAGCGTAATTTTCATACAGATGCACCGAATCAAAAGTGGGTAACAGACATCACAGAGTTTAAATTGTTTGGAGAAAAACTGTATGTATCACCTGTATTAGATTTGTATAATGGTGAAATTATTACCTATACAATTGGTTCTAGACCGACGTATTCGCTTGTTTCAGACATGTTAGAGAAAGCATTGGAACGTTTACCCGAAACCCACCAGCTACTGATGCATTCGGATCAAGGATGGCATTATCAAATGAGACAGTACGTCCGGACACTTGAATCAAGAGCTATCGTCCAGAGTATGTCTCGAAAAGGAAACTGTTACGACAACGCAGTAATAGAAAATTTCTTTGGGATTATGAAGTCGGAGTTCCTCTACATAAAAGAATTTGAAAATGTAGAGCACTTTAAAATAGAATTAGAAAAATATATAGATTATTATAATACGAAACGGATTAAGGCAAAATTAAAAATGAGCCCGGTACAATACCGGACTCACTTTTATCAAGCTGCCTAA
- a CDS encoding VanZ family protein, which produces MNRKWLFWIPVLLWMGLIFYSSAQPYKKQDMRSDIEQYVNVEFVKEHFSWVSIDYGGGTPVSIANKGVGGFIEFFLRKGAHFMVFFMLGSLIYYAFHRSGHSRKRCFIYALLFVAGYATFDEIHQWYTGDRTPMWQDSLLDTCGGLTGIIISNWFWNRKKS; this is translated from the coding sequence ATGAATCGTAAATGGTTATTTTGGATTCCTGTATTACTATGGATGGGGCTGATTTTCTATTCTTCGGCACAACCATATAAAAAGCAGGATATGCGTTCAGATATTGAACAATATGTAAATGTTGAATTTGTGAAAGAGCATTTTTCATGGGTATCTATCGATTATGGTGGAGGAACCCCTGTTAGTATTGCGAATAAAGGTGTAGGCGGATTTATTGAGTTTTTCCTTCGTAAAGGTGCTCATTTTATGGTGTTCTTTATGCTAGGTTCATTGATTTATTACGCTTTTCATCGATCAGGTCATTCGAGGAAAAGATGTTTTATATATGCCCTTCTTTTCGTTGCAGGTTATGCAACATTTGATGAAATCCATCAATGGTATACGGGGGACCGTACACCAATGTGGCAAGATTCATTGCTTGATACGTGCGGCGGATTAACCGGGATTATAATAAGTAATTGGTTTTGGAATAGAAAAAAGAGCTAA
- a CDS encoding DUF1659 domain-containing protein, translating to MAIETIVMDLTLRLVLNNGLDKNGKTVFKSKQFKRVKTNASLDQVHNVAHALASLQASPLHAVQLVSTSDLSKL from the coding sequence ATGGCAATTGAAACAATCGTAATGGATTTAACTTTACGTCTTGTCTTAAACAACGGATTAGATAAGAACGGCAAAACAGTTTTCAAGAGCAAACAATTTAAACGTGTTAAAACAAATGCGAGCTTAGATCAAGTACACAACGTAGCTCATGCTCTCGCTTCCTTACAAGCATCACCACTTCACGCTGTACAACTTGTTAGCACATCAGATCTTTCTAAACTATAA
- a CDS encoding DUF2922 domain-containing protein, whose product MQVLELIFAKEDGKTVVFSIDTPITPIDAQVVNQVMDTILASSVFSSIDENTRKKGARLVEKNVSEVPITL is encoded by the coding sequence ATGCAAGTACTAGAGTTAATTTTCGCGAAAGAAGATGGAAAAACAGTCGTTTTTTCTATCGATACGCCCATCACACCAATCGATGCACAAGTCGTAAATCAAGTAATGGATACAATCCTTGCCTCATCTGTATTTTCATCCATTGATGAAAATACAAGAAAAAAGGGAGCTCGCCTTGTAGAAAAAAATGTATCTGAAGTTCCAATTACTCTATAA
- a CDS encoding DUF4359 domain-containing protein, whose translation MKKKYIIMALVVILLVYLANSNPSKGEYTEWAAKQFMKRNDVSKKLDEVQKENEEGLLGDLASAGKKLAKKYVEPQVGLLIDHYTKRNDYIFFSTYTTEFDIGEEHYKYVCVGFSKIFIPIEMPKKKDESAK comes from the coding sequence ATGAAGAAAAAGTATATTATTATGGCTTTAGTTGTCATTCTCCTAGTATATTTAGCAAACAGCAATCCGAGTAAAGGAGAATATACAGAATGGGCAGCGAAGCAGTTTATGAAGCGTAATGATGTGAGTAAGAAGCTAGATGAAGTTCAAAAAGAGAATGAAGAGGGTCTCCTTGGCGACTTGGCATCGGCCGGTAAAAAGTTAGCGAAAAAGTATGTTGAGCCACAAGTTGGGTTATTAATTGATCATTATACGAAGCGAAATGATTATATATTCTTCTCAACATATACGACTGAGTTTGATATAGGTGAAGAACATTATAAGTACGTATGCGTCGGTTTTTCAAAGATTTTTATTCCGATTGAAATGCCGAAGAAAAAAGACGAATCTGCAAAATGA
- a CDS encoding competence protein ComK, producing MNDENNIIISSSTMMLVPYNHPYYRTKLIDSSGDDLRSCQTALQLIKQSCLTHIHSTYQGRRNAVQTNFRFKQNVPIPINHREYICTFPTESPSSPNCIWLFYNHIHDIEFCQKIKKTKIHFSNGTTTTISISPHKLQQQLLKAGYILSRMNMQDSLQFKNPLLHLLY from the coding sequence ATGAATGATGAAAATAACATTATTATTTCTAGTTCTACTATGATGCTTGTTCCATACAATCACCCTTATTATCGTACAAAACTTATCGACAGTAGCGGAGATGATCTTCGTTCCTGCCAAACCGCATTACAACTCATCAAACAATCTTGCTTAACCCATATTCACTCTACTTATCAAGGCAGGCGTAATGCAGTCCAAACAAATTTTAGATTTAAACAAAACGTTCCAATTCCAATTAATCATCGGGAATACATTTGTACTTTTCCAACAGAATCTCCTTCATCTCCAAACTGTATATGGCTATTTTATAACCACATACACGATATAGAATTTTGCCAAAAGATTAAAAAGACTAAAATACACTTTTCAAATGGCACCACTACAACAATATCTATCAGTCCACATAAATTGCAGCAACAATTATTAAAAGCTGGATACATACTATCTCGTATGAACATGCAAGATTCACTACAATTTAAAAACCCCTTGTTACATTTACTATATTAA
- a CDS encoding sigma-70 family RNA polymerase sigma factor → MKPATFKEAVVLYEGMIVNQIKKLGIRKDYEEYYQCGLIGLWHAYERFDAEKGCFPAYAVVTVRGYILERLKKEFTVQERCVCVGEYEDIFHYEDVEMRVKEFMSVLDEKEKYIVFERFFVGKTMGEIALEMEMTYYQVRWMYRQALEKMRDSVKG, encoded by the coding sequence GTGAAGCCAGCGACTTTTAAAGAGGCAGTTGTTTTGTATGAAGGGATGATTGTAAATCAAATAAAGAAATTAGGTATTCGTAAAGATTATGAAGAGTATTATCAATGTGGTTTAATCGGTCTTTGGCATGCATATGAAAGATTTGATGCGGAGAAGGGGTGTTTCCCTGCATATGCAGTTGTAACGGTGCGAGGTTATATATTAGAGAGATTGAAGAAAGAGTTCACAGTGCAGGAGAGATGTGTATGTGTAGGAGAGTATGAGGATATCTTTCATTATGAAGACGTTGAAATGAGAGTGAAGGAATTTATGAGTGTATTAGATGAGAAGGAGAAGTATATTGTTTTTGAACGTTTTTTTGTAGGGAAGACGATGGGAGAAATCGCGTTAGAGATGGAAATGACATATTATCAAGTAAGATGGATGTATCGGCAAGCACTCGAGAAAATGCGAGATAGTGTAAAAGGATAA
- a CDS encoding Yip1 family protein, translating to MEANINTQDVGAKKPSLLGMITSPGEQFERMKTKSPVWGAFFLFIILTAVIAGIGMYQVVNHPDVMGEVPDAEAAKVVGYFGIGAGIVGGLFGTAIWFFIAAAIYKVIMMFMSNDTSYMKLLSIYVYTYTISILGAIVNFIIRMIIGGDIETSYTSLATLFEPGTVAHGAASSFEVFNIWALVVMGLGLHITAGLSKKQATILIVIFFILSVGFSSLSGLAPKFGA from the coding sequence ATGGAAGCGAATATTAATACGCAAGATGTAGGTGCGAAGAAGCCATCATTATTAGGAATGATTACTTCTCCAGGTGAGCAATTTGAGAGAATGAAGACGAAAAGTCCAGTATGGGGGGCATTTTTCCTTTTCATTATATTAACAGCTGTAATTGCAGGGATTGGCATGTATCAAGTAGTAAATCATCCTGATGTAATGGGTGAGGTGCCTGATGCCGAAGCGGCTAAAGTTGTTGGTTACTTCGGAATAGGAGCAGGTATTGTTGGTGGGCTATTTGGTACTGCGATTTGGTTCTTCATTGCGGCAGCTATTTATAAAGTGATTATGATGTTTATGAGTAATGATACTTCATACATGAAATTATTATCTATTTATGTCTACACATATACGATTTCAATTTTAGGTGCAATTGTGAACTTTATTATTAGAATGATTATTGGTGGAGATATTGAAACTTCTTATACAAGTTTAGCAACTTTATTTGAGCCAGGTACAGTTGCTCATGGTGCTGCTTCATCATTCGAAGTTTTCAATATTTGGGCATTAGTTGTAATGGGATTAGGATTACATATTACGGCTGGATTAAGTAAAAAACAAGCAACGATTTTAATTGTTATTTTCTTTATTCTTTCAGTTGGATTTAGTAGTTTAAGTGGTCTAGCTCCAAAATTTGGTGCATAA
- a CDS encoding ABC transporter permease: MSLLDSIKIALSSILAHKLRSALTMLGIIIGVGSIITVVAIGQGGEAALKSQFVGAGNQTVPIHYSADINDPFGMGMVEAPKITEEDIFEIKKIPEIAHVVTTNSTMEPLDIEDKKEMVSITGLDSEYFAVNKVKLLKGRSLQESDVDQGNNVVMISKQMEEKVFKDTNPVGKIIEMKGQPMQIIGVYKSDNEFMGMGPSEALVPISLWPTLYGKDEIQNISVQAKNVDNLEKAGKKAADVLNSRKPTDATGKYEVMNLKEIQEGISKMTGIMTMIIGGIAGISLVVGGIGVMNIMLVSVTERTREIGVRKALGATRSKILLQFLIEAVMLTLLGGLIGIGLGYGGAYIVSTFAKWPPLVSWEVVVGGVLFSMTLGIIFGLIPANKAAKLDPIEALRYE, from the coding sequence ATGAGTTTACTAGATAGTATAAAAATTGCCCTATCTTCTATTTTAGCTCATAAACTACGTTCAGCTCTTACGATGCTCGGTATTATTATCGGGGTAGGTTCGATTATTACTGTCGTTGCAATTGGGCAAGGCGGGGAAGCTGCATTGAAATCGCAGTTTGTTGGGGCAGGTAATCAAACGGTTCCGATTCATTATAGTGCAGATATAAACGATCCTTTCGGTATGGGAATGGTAGAAGCACCGAAGATAACTGAAGAAGACATTTTTGAAATTAAAAAAATTCCAGAAATCGCACATGTGGTAACAACAAATTCAACCATGGAACCACTTGATATTGAAGATAAAAAAGAAATGGTGAGTATTACTGGATTAGATAGTGAGTACTTTGCAGTAAATAAAGTAAAGTTGTTAAAGGGACGTTCTTTACAAGAATCAGATGTGGATCAAGGTAATAACGTTGTTATGATTAGTAAACAAATGGAAGAAAAGGTGTTTAAGGATACCAATCCAGTCGGTAAAATTATTGAAATGAAAGGTCAACCGATGCAAATTATCGGTGTCTACAAATCAGATAATGAGTTTATGGGAATGGGACCATCAGAAGCACTAGTTCCAATTTCATTATGGCCGACACTGTATGGGAAAGATGAAATTCAAAATATTTCTGTTCAAGCAAAAAATGTAGATAATCTAGAAAAAGCAGGTAAAAAAGCTGCAGATGTTTTAAATAGTCGTAAACCGACTGATGCAACTGGTAAATATGAAGTTATGAATTTAAAAGAAATTCAAGAAGGTATTTCGAAGATGACCGGTATTATGACAATGATTATCGGTGGTATCGCTGGTATTTCATTAGTCGTTGGTGGAATTGGTGTTATGAACATCATGCTTGTATCTGTAACGGAGCGTACGCGTGAAATTGGTGTACGTAAAGCACTTGGAGCAACGCGTAGTAAAATTTTATTACAGTTTTTAATTGAAGCAGTTATGTTAACACTTCTAGGTGGTTTAATCGGAATTGGTCTCGGGTATGGCGGAGCATATATCGTTTCTACATTCGCAAAATGGCCACCACTCGTTTCATGGGAAGTTGTCGTTGGAGGCGTACTGTTCTCGATGACACTTGGTATTATTTTCGGATTAATTCCAGCGAACAAAGCTGCGAAATTAGATCCAATTGAAGCATTGCGTTATGAATAA
- a CDS encoding ABC transporter ATP-binding protein, translating to MITLNNIAKTYYQGKLAVPILHGISLTIQSGEFVSIMGPSGSGKSTLMNIIGCLDRPTEGEYMLNDVNILTADESKLALIRNEYIGFVFQHFNLLPRLSAVENVELPLVYGGVKKAERRKRALEALGKVGLADRVHHLPNELSGGQKQRVAIARAIANNPTFIMADEPTGALDTKSGEQVMDIFTKLNAEGTTIVMVTHEEEVAAYSSRRIVLRDGKVTEDRRCAV from the coding sequence ATGATTACGTTAAATAATATTGCTAAAACGTATTATCAAGGAAAATTGGCGGTGCCGATTTTGCATGGTATTAGTTTAACGATTCAGAGTGGTGAGTTCGTTTCGATTATGGGACCGTCTGGTTCTGGTAAGTCGACGCTTATGAATATTATTGGTTGCTTAGATCGTCCAACAGAAGGCGAATATATGCTGAATGACGTGAATATCTTAACAGCAGACGAGTCAAAGCTTGCTTTAATTCGTAATGAATATATTGGCTTTGTATTCCAACATTTTAATTTACTACCTCGTCTTTCCGCAGTGGAAAATGTTGAGCTTCCGCTCGTATATGGTGGCGTGAAGAAAGCGGAGCGTCGCAAGCGTGCTTTGGAGGCGCTAGGTAAAGTTGGATTGGCGGATCGCGTGCATCATTTACCAAATGAGTTATCAGGTGGACAGAAGCAGCGTGTAGCGATTGCAAGAGCGATTGCGAATAACCCAACGTTCATTATGGCCGATGAACCGACTGGTGCACTTGATACGAAGTCTGGTGAGCAAGTTATGGATATTTTCACGAAGCTTAATGCAGAAGGCACGACGATTGTTATGGTTACGCATGAAGAGGAAGTAGCAGCGTATTCTTCCCGCCGCATTGTACTGCGAGACGGGAAAGTTACAGAAGATAGAAGGTGTGCGGTATGA